Proteins from one Comamonas flocculans genomic window:
- a CDS encoding restriction endonuclease, translating into MTSEHTSRPVWMVRAGEGASLIEDFRTQSLVAIGWSALGDLSRYATRADFALAVEQAMPELKPGQRASAAGQTYRFVHEIAVSDHVVSYDPDSRVYLLGSITGAYAYRPAHLAEFPNERSVRWLGSVPRDALSVAARNSLGAISTLFLLPPQVGQEVLSRLSQPSAKPHESVQPTQTEEDSQEDIYRDVQSKGFEFIKDKVNALDWEDMQELVASLLRAMGYKTRISPKGSDRGKDIVASPDGFGFEDPRIVVEVKHREGSAIGSQQIRSFLGGRHDHDKGLYVSTGGFTKDARYEAERGRIPVMLMDLDDLVRALLEHYERMDVEMQRLVPLRKVYWPA; encoded by the coding sequence ATGACTTCCGAACATACCTCTCGCCCCGTATGGATGGTGCGCGCCGGCGAAGGCGCAAGCCTGATCGAAGACTTTCGCACGCAGTCGCTCGTGGCCATAGGCTGGAGCGCGCTGGGCGACTTGTCGCGCTATGCCACGCGCGCCGATTTCGCCCTGGCAGTGGAACAGGCCATGCCGGAGCTCAAACCCGGACAGAGAGCGTCTGCTGCCGGGCAGACCTACCGTTTCGTGCACGAGATCGCGGTGAGCGACCACGTCGTGAGCTACGACCCGGACAGCCGCGTCTACCTTCTAGGCAGCATCACCGGTGCTTACGCCTATCGCCCTGCGCACTTGGCCGAATTTCCGAACGAGCGCAGCGTCCGCTGGCTCGGCAGCGTGCCGCGCGATGCGCTCTCGGTAGCTGCACGCAACAGCCTCGGTGCCATCTCCACGCTCTTCCTGCTGCCACCTCAAGTGGGGCAAGAGGTTCTTTCCCGCTTGTCGCAGCCTTCGGCCAAGCCTCACGAGAGTGTGCAGCCGACGCAGACGGAAGAAGACAGCCAGGAAGATATCTATCGCGACGTGCAGTCCAAGGGCTTCGAGTTCATCAAGGACAAGGTCAACGCGCTCGATTGGGAAGATATGCAGGAGCTGGTGGCCAGCCTGCTGCGCGCCATGGGCTACAAGACGCGCATCTCGCCCAAGGGCTCGGACCGAGGCAAGGACATCGTGGCTTCGCCCGACGGCTTCGGGTTTGAAGACCCGCGCATCGTGGTCGAGGTCAAGCACCGTGAAGGCAGCGCCATCGGCTCCCAGCAGATACGCAGCTTTCTGGGCGGGCGCCATGATCACGACAAGGGCTTGTACGTGAGCACCGGCGGCTTTACCAAAGATGCGCGCTACGAGGCCGAGCGCGGCCGCATTCCGGTGATGTTGATGGACCTGGACGATCTGGTGCGCGCTCTGCTGGAACACTACGAGCGCATGGACGTGGAGATGCAGCGCCTGGTCCCCTTGCGCAAGGTGTACTGGCCTGCCTGA
- the hpnC gene encoding squalene synthase HpnC, whose product MNPAPVTHYENFPVASWLCPPRLRAPIAAIYHFARTADDLADEGHATAEQRLADLRSYRQDLAAAAAAQAPSARWPQVFYPLASAIAAHDLPLNLLTDLLDAFEQDVVMAREHATFADRAALLDYCRRSANPVGRLLLHLYGVRDAPALAQSDAICSALQLINFWQDLSVDLPRGRHYLSDADCAAHGVARADLAALRRSAASDALIMDCAAWARTLMLQGAPLVHRLRGRVGWELRLVVQGGLAVLGQVQTLGGASLRLRPRLRAWHLPGMLWRAVLM is encoded by the coding sequence GTGAATCCCGCCCCCGTCACCCACTATGAAAACTTTCCCGTAGCCTCTTGGCTGTGCCCGCCGCGCCTGCGCGCGCCGATTGCCGCGATCTACCACTTCGCCCGCACGGCGGACGATCTTGCCGACGAGGGACATGCCACGGCCGAGCAGCGCCTGGCCGATCTGCGAAGCTACCGGCAAGACTTGGCCGCCGCAGCAGCCGCCCAGGCCCCGAGCGCACGCTGGCCGCAGGTCTTCTACCCCTTGGCCAGCGCCATCGCGGCACACGACCTGCCCCTGAACCTGCTGACCGATCTGCTCGACGCCTTCGAGCAGGACGTGGTGATGGCGCGCGAACACGCCACCTTTGCCGACCGCGCCGCGCTGCTCGACTACTGTCGCCGTTCGGCCAACCCCGTCGGGCGCCTGCTGCTGCATCTGTACGGCGTGCGGGATGCACCGGCGCTGGCGCAAAGCGATGCGATCTGCTCGGCGCTGCAGCTGATCAACTTCTGGCAGGACCTGAGCGTGGACCTGCCGCGCGGGCGCCACTATCTGAGCGACGCCGACTGCGCCGCCCACGGCGTGGCGCGGGCCGATCTGGCGGCGCTGCGGCGCTCGGCGGCGAGCGATGCGCTCATCATGGACTGCGCCGCCTGGGCGCGCACCCTGATGCTGCAGGGCGCGCCGCTGGTGCATCGGCTGCGCGGGCGCGTCGGCTGGGAGCTGCGCCTGGTGGTGCAAGGCGGCCTTGCGGTGCTGGGCCAGGTGCAGACGCTGGGCGGCGCCAGCCTGCGCTTGCGCCCGCGCCTGCGCGCCTGGCATCTGCCGGGCATGCTGTGGCGTGCCGTGCTGATGTAA
- the nrdR gene encoding transcriptional regulator NrdR: MKCPFCSHPDTQVVETRESEGGEYVRRRRRCSACDKRFTTYERPEVNFPAIVKKDGRRVEYRREKLEGSFRIALRKRPVGTEQVDAAIERIEERLLQLGEREILSNRLGEMAMHELQRMDKVAYVRYASVYRSFEHIDEFKALVDKVAE, translated from the coding sequence CAGGTCGTGGAGACCCGCGAGTCCGAAGGCGGCGAATACGTGCGCCGCAGGCGCCGCTGCAGCGCCTGCGACAAGCGCTTTACCACCTACGAGCGGCCCGAGGTGAACTTCCCGGCCATCGTCAAGAAGGACGGTCGGCGCGTGGAATACCGGCGCGAGAAGCTCGAAGGGTCGTTTCGCATTGCGCTGCGTAAGCGCCCGGTGGGCACCGAGCAGGTGGATGCGGCGATAGAGCGCATTGAAGAACGCCTGCTGCAGCTGGGTGAGCGCGAGATCCTGTCCAACCGCCTGGGCGAGATGGCGATGCACGAGCTGCAGCGGATGGACAAGGTCGCCTACGTGCGCTACGCCAGCGTGTACCGCAGCTTTGAACACATCGACGAATTCAAGGCGCTGGTGGACAAGGTCGCCGAATAG
- the hpnD gene encoding presqualene diphosphate synthase HpnD: MNPEQYVQNKAAASGSSFYYAFLFLPRDKRAAITAFYAFCREVDDVVDEVRDPGVAAAKLDWWRSEVNQAFDGQPSHPAMRALIPHVGACAIERRQLLDIIEGCQMDLRYDSYEDFAGLANYCHYVAGVVGEVSARIFGQQDKATSDYAHKLGLALQLTNIIRDVGEDALRGRVYLPQAELREFGVTPEDLAHRRYGEAFTRLMRFQAERAHRSFDEALSMLPAVDRRSQKPGLMMASIYRTLLREIEAEDFRVLHQRIALTPIRKLWLAWKVQALGKM, from the coding sequence ATGAACCCCGAGCAGTACGTGCAGAACAAGGCCGCGGCCTCAGGCAGCAGCTTCTACTACGCCTTTCTTTTCCTGCCGCGCGACAAGCGCGCCGCGATCACCGCGTTCTACGCCTTCTGCCGCGAGGTGGACGACGTGGTGGACGAAGTGCGCGACCCGGGCGTGGCGGCGGCCAAGCTGGACTGGTGGCGCTCCGAGGTGAACCAGGCCTTCGACGGCCAGCCCAGCCATCCGGCGATGCGCGCGCTGATACCGCACGTGGGCGCCTGCGCGATCGAACGCCGCCAGCTGCTGGACATCATCGAAGGCTGCCAGATGGACCTGCGCTACGACAGCTATGAAGACTTCGCCGGCCTGGCCAACTACTGCCATTACGTGGCTGGCGTGGTCGGCGAGGTGTCGGCGCGCATCTTCGGCCAGCAGGACAAGGCGACCAGCGACTATGCGCACAAGCTAGGCCTGGCGCTGCAGCTGACCAACATCATCCGCGACGTAGGCGAAGACGCGCTGCGCGGGCGGGTCTATCTGCCGCAGGCGGAGCTGCGCGAATTCGGCGTCACGCCCGAAGACCTGGCGCACCGCCGCTATGGCGAGGCCTTTACGCGGCTGATGCGCTTTCAGGCCGAACGCGCGCACCGCAGCTTTGACGAGGCCTTGTCCATGCTGCCCGCGGTGGACCGGCGCAGCCAGAAGCCCGGCCTGATGATGGCCAGCATCTACCGCACGCTGCTGCGCGAGATCGAGGCCGAAGACTTTCGGGTGCTGCACCAGCGCATCGCCCTCACGCCCATCCGCAAGCTCTGGCTGGCATGGAAGGTGCAGGCGCTGGGGAAGATGTGA
- the aroC gene encoding chorismate synthase produces MSGSTLGRLFRVTNFGESHGPAIGCVIDGCPPGMALSEADIQHDLDRRRPGTSRHVTQRKEPDAVEILSGVYEGRTTGTPIALLIRNQDQRSKDYGEIAQQFRPGHADYSYWHKYGLRDPRGGGRSSARLTAPTVAAGAVARKWLKEKYGTQFRACMTQLGELPIAFEGWEHVQGNPFFAPVADVQRLEDYMDALRKAHDSCGARIRVQATGVPAGLGAPLYDKLDADIAKVMMGLNAVKGVEIGAGFASVAQRGSVHGDAITPAGFASNHAGGVLGGISSGQDIEVSIAIKPTSSILTPRPSIDIHGAPVQVVTKGRHDPCVGIRAAPIAEALLALVLMDHALLQRAQCADVVQVPPPVAANYQ; encoded by the coding sequence ATGAGCGGCAGCACGCTGGGCAGGCTGTTTCGCGTCACCAACTTCGGTGAATCCCATGGTCCGGCCATAGGCTGCGTGATTGACGGCTGTCCGCCGGGCATGGCCCTGAGCGAGGCCGACATCCAGCACGACCTGGACCGCCGCCGCCCCGGCACCAGCCGCCACGTCACGCAGCGCAAGGAGCCCGACGCGGTGGAAATCCTCTCGGGCGTCTACGAGGGCCGCACCACCGGCACGCCGATCGCGCTCTTGATCCGCAACCAGGACCAGCGCAGCAAGGACTACGGCGAGATCGCGCAGCAGTTTCGTCCCGGCCATGCCGACTACAGCTATTGGCACAAGTACGGCCTGCGCGATCCGCGCGGGGGAGGGCGCTCGTCCGCGCGCCTGACCGCGCCCACCGTGGCGGCGGGCGCCGTGGCCAGGAAGTGGCTCAAAGAGAAGTACGGCACGCAATTTCGCGCCTGCATGACGCAGCTGGGCGAACTGCCCATCGCCTTCGAGGGCTGGGAACATGTGCAGGGCAACCCCTTCTTCGCCCCCGTGGCCGACGTGCAGCGGCTCGAGGACTACATGGACGCGCTGCGCAAGGCGCACGACTCCTGCGGCGCGCGCATCCGCGTGCAGGCCACGGGCGTGCCCGCTGGCCTGGGCGCGCCGCTGTACGACAAGCTCGACGCCGACATCGCCAAGGTGATGATGGGCCTGAACGCGGTCAAGGGCGTGGAGATCGGTGCGGGCTTTGCCAGCGTCGCGCAGCGCGGCAGCGTGCATGGCGACGCCATCACGCCGGCGGGCTTTGCGAGCAACCACGCGGGCGGGGTGCTGGGCGGCATCAGCAGCGGGCAGGACATCGAGGTGAGCATTGCCATCAAGCCCACCAGTTCCATCCTCACGCCGCGCCCGTCCATCGACATCCATGGCGCGCCGGTGCAGGTCGTCACCAAGGGGCGGCATGATCCCTGCGTGGGCATACGCGCCGCGCCCATCGCCGAGGCTTTGCTCGCCCTGGTGCTGATGGACCACGCGCTGCTGCAGCGCGCCCAGTGCGCCGACGTGGTGCAGGTGCCCCCGCCGGTGGCGGCAAATTATCAGTAA
- a CDS encoding alpha/beta fold hydrolase, producing MIYQVQGAALYAYTGDKAFNPARPTAILIHGVLCDHSVWLWQARYLANHGFNVLAIDLPGHARSAGEAPASVEQAAGTIAALLDAVGCSQAALVGHSWGSLIAMEAAAVLKERVSHLALIGTAAPMTVSPALIEASQSEPEKALKMINVFSRSTLASPSGAGFWVYGASMALGRKVLRSNTAVNVFHRGFVACDQYAGGPAAMAALTCPVLFLLGRLDQMTPPRAALPLIAAARAAGKSVQVHHLPVGHHQMTEAPVETAAALHEFLNSSPSTLQA from the coding sequence ATGATCTACCAAGTGCAGGGCGCTGCGCTCTATGCCTATACCGGCGACAAGGCATTCAACCCGGCCCGGCCCACCGCCATCCTGATCCACGGCGTGCTGTGCGACCACAGCGTCTGGCTCTGGCAGGCGCGCTACCTAGCCAACCACGGCTTCAACGTGCTTGCGATCGACCTGCCCGGGCACGCGCGCAGTGCCGGCGAAGCCCCCGCGAGCGTGGAGCAGGCGGCGGGCACCATCGCCGCGCTGCTCGATGCCGTCGGCTGCAGCCAGGCCGCGCTCGTCGGCCACAGCTGGGGTTCGCTGATCGCGATGGAAGCCGCGGCGGTTCTCAAGGAGCGCGTGAGCCACCTCGCGCTGATCGGCACCGCCGCGCCGATGACCGTCTCGCCCGCCTTGATCGAGGCCTCGCAAAGCGAGCCCGAGAAGGCGCTGAAGATGATCAACGTCTTCTCGCGCAGCACGCTCGCCTCGCCCAGCGGCGCCGGCTTCTGGGTCTATGGCGCCAGCATGGCGCTGGGGCGCAAGGTGCTGCGCAGCAATACGGCCGTCAACGTCTTTCACCGCGGCTTCGTGGCCTGCGACCAGTACGCCGGAGGCCCGGCCGCCATGGCCGCCCTCACCTGCCCCGTGCTGTTTCTGCTGGGACGGCTCGACCAGATGACGCCGCCGCGCGCCGCCCTGCCGCTCATCGCGGCCGCACGGGCGGCAGGCAAGTCCGTGCAGGTGCACCACCTGCCGGTCGGGCACCATCAGATGACCGAGGCGCCAGTGGAAACGGCGGCGGCGCTGCACGAATTCCTGAATTCGTCCCCATCGACTCTGCAAGCATGA
- a CDS encoding O-acetylhomoserine aminocarboxypropyltransferase, translating to MPGYADPGFDTLAVHAGARPDPATGARATPIYLSTSFVFESSEHAAALFNMEQPGHVYSRLSNPTTDVLEQRIAALEGGAGAIATASGMAALHLAIVTLMGAGSHIVASTALYGGSQNLLNYTLRRFGIETTFVKPTDIDAWRAAIRPNTKLLLGETLGNPGLEVLDIPAVAQIAHEAGVPLLVDSTFTTPYLMRPLEHGADLVYHAATKFLSGHGTVMGGVLVDGGGFDWDASGRFPELSAPYDGFHDMVFAQESSVGGFLLRARREGLRDFGACMSPHSAWLILQGVETLGARMDRHVRNTEKVVQFLASHPFVARVGHPMLESHPSHRLAQKLLPRGAGAVFSFDLKGSRAQGKKFIETLKIFSHLANVGDCRSLVIHPASTTHFRMTDEALLAGGITQGTIRLSIGLEDPDDLIDDLKRALKAAEKSGEKAGA from the coding sequence ATGCCCGGCTACGCCGACCCCGGCTTTGACACGCTGGCCGTGCACGCAGGCGCCCGGCCCGACCCCGCGACCGGCGCGCGCGCCACGCCCATCTACCTCAGCACCTCCTTCGTCTTCGAGTCGAGCGAGCACGCCGCCGCGCTGTTCAACATGGAGCAGCCGGGGCACGTCTATTCGCGCCTCTCCAACCCCACCACCGACGTGCTGGAGCAGCGCATCGCGGCGCTGGAAGGCGGCGCCGGCGCCATCGCCACGGCCAGCGGCATGGCGGCGCTGCACCTGGCCATCGTCACGCTGATGGGTGCGGGCAGCCACATCGTCGCCAGCACGGCGCTGTACGGCGGCTCGCAGAACCTGCTGAACTACACGCTCAGACGCTTCGGCATAGAAACCACCTTCGTCAAACCGACCGACATCGACGCCTGGCGCGCGGCGATCCGCCCCAACACCAAATTGCTGCTGGGCGAGACCCTGGGCAACCCGGGGCTGGAGGTGCTGGACATCCCGGCGGTGGCGCAGATCGCGCACGAGGCGGGCGTGCCGCTGCTGGTGGATTCGACCTTCACCACGCCCTATCTGATGCGGCCCCTGGAGCACGGCGCCGATCTGGTCTACCACGCGGCCACCAAGTTCCTTTCGGGCCACGGCACGGTGATGGGCGGTGTGCTGGTCGATGGCGGCGGCTTCGACTGGGACGCCTCGGGGCGTTTTCCGGAGCTCAGCGCGCCCTACGACGGTTTTCACGACATGGTGTTCGCGCAGGAATCGAGCGTCGGCGGCTTTCTGCTGCGCGCGCGCCGTGAAGGCCTGCGCGACTTTGGCGCCTGCATGAGCCCGCACAGCGCCTGGCTGATCCTGCAGGGCGTGGAAACCCTGGGCGCGCGCATGGACCGCCACGTGCGCAACACCGAGAAGGTGGTTCAGTTCCTCGCCAGCCACCCCTTCGTCGCGCGCGTGGGCCACCCCATGCTGGAGAGCCACCCCAGCCACCGGCTGGCGCAAAAGCTGCTGCCGCGCGGCGCGGGCGCGGTGTTCAGCTTCGACCTGAAAGGCAGCCGCGCGCAGGGCAAGAAGTTCATCGAGACGCTGAAGATCTTCAGCCACCTGGCCAACGTCGGCGACTGCCGCTCGCTGGTCATCCACCCGGCCAGCACCACGCATTTCCGCATGACGGACGAGGCGCTGCTCGCGGGCGGCATCACGCAGGGCACGATACGGCTGTCGATCGGACTGGAAGACCCGGATGACCTGATCGACGACCTGAAGCGCGCTCTGAAAGCAGCGGAAAAATCCGGCGAAAAGGCAGGTGCGTGA
- a CDS encoding CBS domain-containing protein, with protein sequence MKVRDILRLKGGTLYTITPEDSLADAARIMSENDIGSLVVMAHERVVGILTFREVIDAAVKNGGKFDGLSVYRSMDPGPLICTLETELDEVRRMMLGRHARYLPVIDNRQLMGVISFYDVAKTVVDSQNLENKLLKAYIRDWPEDQASSEAQG encoded by the coding sequence ATGAAAGTTCGCGACATCCTGCGCCTGAAGGGCGGCACGCTCTACACCATCACGCCCGAAGACAGCCTGGCGGACGCGGCGCGCATCATGTCCGAGAACGATATCGGCTCGCTGGTGGTGATGGCGCACGAGCGCGTGGTCGGCATCCTCACCTTCCGCGAGGTGATCGACGCCGCGGTGAAGAACGGCGGCAAGTTCGACGGCCTGTCGGTCTATCGCAGCATGGACCCCGGGCCGCTCATCTGCACGCTGGAGACCGAGCTCGACGAGGTGCGCCGCATGATGCTGGGGCGCCACGCGCGCTACCTGCCGGTGATCGACAACCGCCAGCTCATGGGCGTGATCAGCTTCTACGACGTGGCCAAGACCGTGGTGGACAGCCAGAACCTCGAGAACAAGCTGCTCAAGGCCTATATCCGCGATTGGCCCGAAGACCAGGCCTCCTCCGAAGCGCAAGGGTGA